The Arachis ipaensis cultivar K30076 chromosome B07, Araip1.1, whole genome shotgun sequence genome includes a window with the following:
- the LOC107609203 gene encoding LOW QUALITY PROTEIN: WRKY transcription factor WRKY24 (The sequence of the model RefSeq protein was modified relative to this genomic sequence to represent the inferred CDS: deleted 2 bases in 1 codon), which yields MASSSGTLDTTSASNSYTNNFTFSTHPFMTTSFSELLASSAEDKPRASASAVGVPKFKSTPPPSLPLSPPPISPSSYFAISWFEPPPGLSPTELLDFPVLLNPSNILPSPTTGAFVAHNYNNWKNNNNNSGGNQQQVIIKEEEGKNHNFSNFSFQTQPSMFQSSSTATTKTQQQQPWGFQESNKKQENFSSSNTVMKTENTCSNQNNNGFQSDYNSNNNYQPQSQTLSRRSDDGYNWRKYGQKQVKGSENPRSYYKCTFPNCPTKKKVERSLDGQITEIVYKGTHNHPKPQNTRRNSSSSSNSAAFAIAPSNQMNNSEVTDHQSYTHGSGQMDSVATPENSSISVGDDDFEQSSQRCKSGGDDYDDDEPDAKRWKIEGENEGISGGGSRTVREPRVVVQTTSDIDILDDGYRWRKYGQKVVKGNPNPRSYYKCTHPGCPVRKHVERASHDLRAVITTYEGKHNHDVPAARGSGSHASVNRPMPNNHHNNASIAIRPLPSMTHHNNNNTNNTTSLQQGPEGQSPFTLEMLQNPSSYGFSSSGFGNPMGSYMPQQQQQQQQSDNVFSSRAKEEPRDDMFLESLLC from the exons ATGGCATCTTCTTCTGGTACCTTAGACACTACTTCTGCTTCCAATTCTTATACCAATAACTTCACTTTCTCAACACACCCATTCATGACCACTTCTTTCTCTGAACTCTTAGCTTCTTCCGCTGAAGACAAGCCTCgtgcttctgcttctgctgttGGTGTTCCTAAGTTCAAGTCTACACCACCACCATCTTTGCCTCTCTCTCCACCACCCATTTCTCCTTCTTCTTACTTCGCTATT TCCTGGTTTGAGCCTCCTCCTGGTTTGAGTCCTACTGAACTTCTTGATTTCCCTGTTCTTCTTAATCCTTCTAAc ATTTTGCCATCTCCAACAACGGGGGCATTTGTTGCACATAACTACAATAATtggaagaacaacaacaacaattctgGTGGGAACCAACAACAAGTTATCATCAAAGAGGAAGAAGGAAAGAACCACAATTTCTCAAACTTCTCTTTCCAAACCCAGCCATCTATGTTTCAATCCTCATCAACTGCCACAACTAAAACA cagcagcagcagccatGGGGATTTCAAGAATCCAACAAGAAACAGGAAAATTTCTCATCATCAAACACTGTGATGAAAACTGAGAACACTTGTTCCAACCAAAACAACAATGGGTTCCAATCAGattacaacagcaacaacaattaCCAGCCACAATCTCAGACTCTAAGCAGAAGATCAGATGATGGTTACAATTGGAGAAAATATGGTCAGAAACAAGTGAAAGGTAGTGAGAATCCAAGAAGTTACTATAAATGCACATTCCCAAATTGCCCAACAAAGAAGAAAGTTGAGAGATCCTTGGATGGACAAATCACAGAGATTGTTTATAAGGGTACTCATAATCACCCTAAGCCTCAGAATACTAGGAGaaactcttcatcttcttctaatTCTGCTGCGTTTGCAATTGCTCCCTCCAATCAAATGAACAACTCTGAGGTGACTGATCATCAATCTTATACACATGGTAGTGGACAAATGGATTCTGTTGCCACCCCTGagaactcctcaatttcagttgGGGATGATGATTTTGAACAAAGCTCTCAGAGGTGTAAATCAGGTGGagatgattatgatgatgatgaaccTGATGCCAAAAGATG GAAAATTGAAGGGGAAAATGAGGGAATATCAGGAGGTGGAAGTAGAACAGTGAGAGAACCAAGGGTTGTGGTTCAGACAACAAGTGACATAGATATCCTTGATGATGGCTACAGATGGAGGAAGTATGGCCAGAAAGTAGTTAAGGGCAATCCAAATCCaag GAGTTACTACAAGTGCACACACCCAGGTTGTCCAGTGAGGAAGCATGTAGAGAGAGCCTCACATGACCTGAGGGCAGTGATAACAACCTATGAAGGCAAACACAACCATGATGTCCCCGCTGCCCGCGGCAGCGGAAGCCATGCCTCTGTCAACAGACCAATGCCAAACAACCACCACAACAATGCAAGCATTGCAATTAGGCCTTTACCATCAATGAcacaccacaacaacaacaacactaaCAACACTACTTCCCTTCAACAAGGGCCAGAAGGACAATCACCCTTCACACTTGAAATGCTTCAGAACCCTTCAAGCTATGGATTCTCATCTTCTGGGTTTGGGAATCCAATGGGTTCTTACATGcctcagcagcaacaacaacaacagcaatcTGACAATGTGTTTTCTTCCAGAGCCAAGGAGGAACCTAGGGATGACATGTTCCTTGAATCTCtgctatgctga